The nucleotide sequence TTCACCCCCGGGTCAATAATAACCACGGTATGAAAACCAAGTTGCTTTAAGTCTTGCAACAATTCTTTTGGTTTTGAAAAATTTTTTGGATGCCACGTAAAAACCTTGAAGTTATCCATATAGTCAATATCAAGGTATATCACATCGGCGGGAATCTCTTTTTCTCTGAATGTTTCTGCCATTCGCTTCACCTCTTTATCTGGTGTATAGCTCCAACGGCATTGCTGGTAACCCAAGCTCCAAAACGGAGGTAAAGGCATTTTTCCGGTAAGTGAAGTGTATTCTTCCAAAATTCCTTGAACACTTGAGCGAGCAAAAAAATAATAATTCATCTCCCCTGCTTCCGCACTGAATGAAGAAAAGCGTCGGTTTGAAGCCCCGAAATTGAATTCTGTTTTGTAGGTATTATCCAAGAAAATTCCATAGAGATTCTTGGAATGAATCCCCATAAAAAATGGGGTTGAAACATATAAAGGATCTTGACCGATACTGTAACCCGGAACATCTGAATTCCAATTGGTATAGGCATTGCCGAAGCGGTTTAGAGACCCTGTTTTTTCCCCTAATCCTATAAACTTTTCACCGGGTTGGAGCTTTTTGTAGGTTGTCACTTTTTGACCAATCCACTGCGTGCTAAATGTTTCATCTTCCGAAAGTATCTCCCCTTTTCGATTCAAAAAGGTTAGTCTCACCGGATCTTTTGAAATTCGCAATTCCAAAGAGTCTGTCACCAAGCGAATCGATTCCTGTGTTTCGCTAATTTGAAATTTTGTTTTTTCAGGTCCTTTAACCACCGCATAACTCAACGAATCAGCAAAACCCGTCTTAAAGATTCTAATTCGAATTGTCGCCGGGCGATAAACGATAACTTGAATATTGGCACCTTCTGATAGAATTGTTAATCCATTTTCCTCTTGCGTCGATTTCAAAATTTTTCCAAATGTGGAAGGCTTCAAGATTTGAGCAAAAATCGGTTCAGATGTGAAAACTGCAAAAAGAATTACGAATAAAAGGGGATTCAGGCCAGTTCGAGATTTAGCGTGCATCATAGGATTTTCTAAACTTTACAAGAAACTCCAATATAAAAGTCAATCTCATTATTTTCACTTCTTTACAATTAATTGTTTTGTTTAGGTATCTCAAATTTTTTTCAGAAATATCTATCGCCAAAAGTGTATCAAAATTTCAGCATATTCGTTTGAGTTTTTTCAAACATATTCACTTTCAAATGTTATTCCCGAGAAAAACAAACGCATCATCGAACAACCTCTTTTTGCAGCCGCTTTTAATCGTCATTTTACTCCTTTCAGCTCACGCTTTAAGGGCTCAGAATGAATTGGATGCCCTTCGATTTAGCGAGAAACCTCTTGCCGTTCATTCGCGGGCTTTGGGGATGGGCTCTGCCTATTCGGCAGTATCTGAAGATTTTGGTGCAATGCAATTTAATCCTGCCGGGCTCGGTCAAATTAAACGCTTTGAATTAATGTTAGCTCTTGAAAACTATGGTTTCTCAAGCAATGCCTCCTATTTGGGAAACACTCAAACTTCAAGTGCTACTCAAACCCTTCCAAGTGCTTTAGGTCTCATTATCCCTATCCCTACATTTCAAGGAAGCTTCGTCATTGCATTTGGTTTTCAACGAAGCAATAACTTCACAGGCACACAAACCGCTGATGCCTTTAATGCCACCGGATCTATATTGAATTCGTTTTCGAACTTAAATCCCATATTTGATTCAAATTTTAACCTTCAAATAGAAGATTACGGGGGCTTAGCTTGGTCAACCTATCTGTTTGATTTGGTGGGAGGACGTTATGTGAATGAAGGGACCAGTAACCGAGTTCAACAAAATTCTAAAATTAATGAAACTGGTGGGACAAACTTATATAATGCAGGATTTTCGCTTGAAATTGCTCCTGCCTTGTTTGTTGGCCTTACATTGAATTATTACAATGGCAATTACACATTTAACCGTACTTACAACGAAACCGACAATACAAATGCCG is from Chloroherpetonaceae bacterium and encodes:
- a CDS encoding outer membrane protein transport protein translates to MLFPRKTNASSNNLFLQPLLIVILLLSAHALRAQNELDALRFSEKPLAVHSRALGMGSAYSAVSEDFGAMQFNPAGLGQIKRFELMLALENYGFSSNASYLGNTQTSSATQTLPSALGLIIPIPTFQGSFVIAFGFQRSNNFTGTQTADAFNATGSILNSFSNLNPIFDSNFNLQIEDYGGLAWSTYLFDLVGGRYVNEGTSNRVQQNSKINETGGTNLYNAGFSLEIAPALFVGLTLNYYNGNYTFNRTYNETDNTNAVWGFQSLSLVDNFTTQISGWGVKGGFLYRLDENLRFSFTVESPYLYSLSDRFSSELQSNYDFRRVPVFRNGVLFDSTNSSQDRFEGSFDYTLRTPFVFGLGFSYEESWMTLAADLRYTNHKELSYSQDNSPLDDINTVIQNQLSASYGLAIGLEIRPSEIPFRFRGGYGFDTSPFQFKLSNPNQNSDFGDARQRFSLGAGIILRKTLTLDFAYVYQWQTVENRFYSGSPIISDKVTQSFLSLTASFRF